Genomic segment of Arachis hypogaea cultivar Tifrunner chromosome 16, arahy.Tifrunner.gnm2.J5K5, whole genome shotgun sequence:
ctTTTGGATATCTCTTTTTTGCTAGGTCTTGTTAGTTGTTATGTTTtggatgtgttttttttttcttatttacttTTGGATTATTCTTTTTCCtggttttggatgtttcttttcttttaagttttggatgtaaaacctggttaattaacggctaattaactcaCAAATGAGATTTTATTCTAGAAagctaaaaatataatttttatggcttaatatgattgaggagattgagacgagaatttcagtaccaattttgtagaaatcggaccaaaattggaccgaacgggccaaaccgggccaaccggacccataatGGGCCCTTgacccaacataactaaaccctaaaaccctcatttcagcactctctctcctcactacactcatgaaacacgctgaaatggaggccaagggggaaagaacactctctcaagttctatctctcctttgatcttcaaaccaccataacttttgatctagagctccgattgtcgcaccgtttatggccacgcgttCATCACGGaaagctctacaaaactcatacaatcaatcttgaggtaagccaccgttttctctttgaattttcagctttgatttcgagtttcatgagcaaaaatgttgagattttgggttctttgatgtcatatgacccaactctcttgaaggagaaggttaatcttgtctctttgaaccttgggtatggtaagattcttaattctagtgtaatttgttgttctatgatgtttgggtattgagatgttgtgtatgggtatgatgattgtggcttaggttgtgtgtatgtggatattggagcttgattgagactttgaaaagcttgaaaagggatttttggtaataaaaatatgttcttggaggtgttgagaccttgagagcttgtggacaagtgattTGGAAGTTCTTCGGTTGAgtttggaaaatcggctaaggtatggtctcggtttctcgtatctaaaatgtaatgtggtagaaaatacttaggctagagaccctaagataggcattaaattgttgatgttgttgaatagttgagatatatgatgtggtcatatatgtggtATATGagaaaaatgcatgttgtgatatatgcttgataaaTGTTTGAGGTTGAGTTGTGGATGGAACCATGCGAGAGTGAGCATGGTAGTGATTATGTGTAATGTTGGCTAATTGGTAATGGTGTTATTGGAAATTGGAATGAGAAATGATGTATGCCATGTTAATGTATTggtaatttagccatttgattgaagTGGCTTAAATGGTTAGTTGGtagtttgtgaattgtggtaacgTGTTAATGTGCGAGTTgtggaggcttgatgttgatgtttggtatattttgattgatttcaaaaagagtTAAAATTGGCATGCTTTAGTTGATTTTAAAAATGGATGAAATTGGTTtatttgaaaatggcactttgtggttttgtatgaaaatgtggtttttgggcatactttgatgggacgtAACTTGAATTCCGGATcccgttttgtgccaaatttatttagaattgaaattggatccggggCAGTTATGCCGTTCGAATAACGGGCAAAAAACATTTTAAAACGATGAAGTTATGTCCCTTGAAAGATTAGGGGtttaatctgtgaattctgcagcttttaacttagaaaatttttggcAGAATGACCCCCTACATGTAGGCGTGCTTGATGCGTGCacgttgtttttcaaaaatgcaccatccacgcgtgcgcgtggctcacgcgtacgcgtcgatgtgttAAAATAGTTGTCCAGCCAAAATTTCCGAGAGTTGTGCCGGTTTTGTGCCagatttgtgcctggggcacgaaaTGTacgcacgtgtacgcgtggctgacgcgtaggcGTCTCCTGGCTGTTTtttctatccacgcgtgcgcgtgacggACGCATACGCGTTGATTAACTtcttggccatccacgcgtgcgcgtggaggacgcgtacgcgtggccctattttcatcccaaagttgatttttgagttttaaaagccaaatttcatacttctaagcctctgatctcaccacttatgtcttaaatcattatgatatgcctagcaatgaaaAAAGGagttaggggatgtggtaacttgtgagttaagcaagggaaaaatgaatgattaatgaggatcaaagatgactatatgagatgcggaggatggcggtggaagtgctgtaTGTGCCATGAGCCTAAGGGCTGTAATtgttatgaattggctggttatggatttaaccatgacccagatggctgagttattgccgtgttacggcggtgccattattgattatggccgagtaaaaatgcatatatgctattgaatgaaatgtgaatgtttcacttccactatctgagacacgagttttcctggaagaaagtagtggctagccaccacgtgctccatgtggagactcgagactctgttgaccctatgtcgtaagtgtggccggacactatgaaagttccggatgagctcgcccccgtgaatatataccagtgagggtgttggatatggatcatgtttatgatctcgattatgttgagtataactcgagttgggaatgcgcgacagagggacagtccaatggttagttaCCAGGagttgtcgggttggctatataaccgacagatgatatcatcaaccattagggacaggcattcatcatattgCATACTACGTGATTTGTTTGAGATTgtctaattgactgcatattacctgctaattgtctaaatgccttatctgttcctatttgtatatctctggtctgatataactgtgtttgccatattatactcctgctggtggttgggaggtttgaaggatttggaaagggaagtattagttagactgaaaaatctttagtcagttgccaattatgatttagcttgtttataagctttgaattgatctggtggaagttctaggatttctTTCGGCTTTCCTCTGATATTACATGTTACATATgtgggaactgttaccatgctgggaacctccggtctcacccatgcggattttgtggttttcagatgcaggacgtgaggcttctcgctgaagcatgctggagacttctggattagcgaagatccttgttcttggaattctatttttggtttatatgttttgcttagctacttttatctccactgaataatacaaactgtgatgactcctcttagaggggattttggagaataggttttcttgtatttatgtccctttgagttttttttttttgaggtttcctattttatttacttgtatatattgttatgctcagaccggttatcttcgcaaccgggttATGAGTATTGATATtcatgtttttgacactccttggTATATGTATAacctcgcgttggtttatccttgttagTCACGTTTTttatcggagtgttgcgctttcgaattgcgattttgttttacccatttttcttcaaaggctcctagttataatctttACTCActctactatatgtactaaattttaaattttagaggtcgtaataccttgctctctctgaattatgacttaagcataagactctatatggtagggtgttacattggatgttttttttatattttggatgtttgtttgttttgggttttggatgattttttaataattttagatgtttattttcttaattttcggaTGTTCTTTTTCCAATATTTTTTTGATGTCTCGTTTTGTTAGGTTTTGGATGCTTTTTTTTGTTATGTTTCGGatgtttcttattattaaaattttttaaggtgatattgaatttttaaaataaattttaaaatttttaagataattttaaaaataattttggataatattttttttagattttggatttcttttatatatttcatcataataatttaaattcatattctctctaaaaaaatttagaaaaaattaattactaattaatttcaattaattacGCTCTTAATTAGTTTCTTAGCAGAATTACTATAACAATATGATACTTTAATACTTTCTGCTATTTTGATTCTTTTTCAAGACCTTAGCTTTTGCCTTGTCCATACCATCTACGTGCTCTTATTTACAACACATAACCATAGACATTATAAATGCGGGCGATTTTACGGCATGTACCGGAATAAATAAGGTGGGCGGGGGGAGCATTTAACTTTTGTTGCAATATTATTTACATTCACATAATCACATGGACTGATTGATAGTTATAAATCCAATATCTCcgaatttttatttgaataattattttttaaagctTAGTTATAAATATTacgttaaataataaatataaaagcgCTGATGCAATAAGTTGCTATCTCTATTACTTGATAGGAATAAATtgaaattgacaaaaaaaaattataagatgtTTAATATTAGAATTTTGCTAGATAAAAAATGACTTGTGTTAATAATATTAAcaatagattttagaattgaccaaataaagtaaaaaaatactccACCCTAAGTTACCTTCTAAATCTTAACATTAGGATAACTATCTGCATatttagtgaattgaacatctaacCATTATTAATTGTTcatgagtaaatcgaatcaaaagaaataatcatccaattaaaaataatgaacataatcatctgcatacctattaaattaaacattcaaTATATCCAACGTTCATATTATTTAGTATTCTCATTGTCTActtctatattttttcttaatataaTTGTGTGAGTCATACATTCTTACTAAAACTTCATAATATAATTAAAGAACAAATATTTGATGCTATAGTTTAGATAGAATTTTTCAAACATCCGGGTTAGTGCATGAGATTGACAATAATCATTATGCGCCCAATGAATTTCAGTGCGAACTTTAATTTCCCCACTTCTGTAACTTCTTGCTTCTTGCTTCTTGCATTTGgttttcttcttcattccttAAATATATATACACAAGAAAATGGACTCTAGTCAATATTTGAAAAGGATAAAATACTGAATGGCAGTGTTCCCCACCATCATTATTAAGGTGATCGTTgacaagtattttttttttcttttattattcttggtTTTATCTTTCAAACAAGTATAATAATTCTTTGTTACAGAATgaattctgatttttttttaattaagagaataaaatataatttttaattttttaataattttttttatattttttttaatctcatttataaaattaatgataaaaattacactttattttttcaaataaaaagaattgaaaaaattcACTCTCACAAAAaacataagataagattaaaataaggttctgaaaatcggttcgAACTGGTCGAAGcgcaaataaaaaagaaaagtgaatCAGTCAAATGCTAAAATCGAAAATTCAAAAACCGCTTTTGAACTGTTAAATCGGCTAGGAATTGGACAGTCAAACCGAACCGTAACCCGaccgatttttttaattaagcttAGACGGCGCCGTTTTGTATTATATTGGGGCACGGGAGGTAAGCCCCTGCCCTTGCCCCCTAACCAAAATGCGCTCCTGCCTCTCTCACACACAGCTAGTCCGAGCTCCTCTCATCGAGCTCCTGCTCCTCCGTCACTTTTGTCCTACCACCGCTTGCTACCCCCGCTGACGCAACTGCGAATTTGGAAGCCACCGTCGCAGCGTCGCATCTTCCTACCCCTCCGTCGCGCAGCAACCGTCGCAACTTCCTTCCCCTCCATCGCGCAGCCACCATCCGTCTGTTGCGCAGTCGTCCCGATGGCGCCAGCTCTGTTCCACCTTCAGCCTTCGATCATGCTCCACTGCTCTCTGTCTCCCTCTTGCGCCAACTTTGTCGTGTTCTGCGCTTCCTCAGTCCCTggtattcaaatattttttttgtactaTAATTGAATAacttttcattaattttgtgaacTGTGAACTGtgaactattaattttttttattgttaattttgtgaACTGTGAACTGTTAATTTTTCTTATTGTTAGTTAATATGTGAATTGTGATTTTTCTTTTAGGATTGTGGATAATTTTAAATAGTTGTTGTTAGTTAATCTGTGAACCTTGCTGTTGTTATTgggttgaataattgttgaataattgtgCATAACCATATATGTTGTTGGTAATATTAATTTTGTGATGTTATTAATTTTCTGGTTGTGTTGTTGCTGCTGTGGGTTCTGGGTTCTAGTTTGCTGTTGTGTGTTTTGTGGTTGTGCTATGTTGATCATCTTTATGAATTGTCAATGTTCACTCTTCACTTGCATTGTGTTGATCATCTTTTTCAATTGTCAATGTTCTTTATCAGAACTGAGAAGGAAAATGGCAATCTGAACCAGCAAAAGGATTTTCGCAGTGTCAGCGCGTGCTCACACTCGCGGGAATAAGAAAACTACTTCTTTTTCTGCCCTCTAGTACctcttttgtaacaccctaacttttagcacctcatgatcgtactaaaaactCAGGcattacttacctctaaacctttttattctatactatttttatttaacattGAGCCTTCACAAATACGAACCGAAAATCCTCAATTaagaaaacacacacacacacatatcatTATATACATATACTTATTTCAAGATTCTCAAAATACAATttctacccctctaaaaactaaaataataaataatgaggGAAAAATAAAACCTAAGAACTCAACTTGTAGATATAATCTTCTATGCTCATGTAGCTCCGTACTAAAtcttcgcacctgtagctgaaatgGATGGAAATAGGAGGGTAAAAacttgggagttcttagtagggtcgaggTATAGAGTTATATTCATTATCCAAATTTAAAACTCATATTttcattataaaaattttatgcaaaatgaCATTTCAAATATTTCACCGCTTACTAAGAAACTATTTTAACCAAAACTTACCACTGATCCTTCCAATGACAAATTTGAATTCATGAAAATTTGGacgattaatttaattaaaattaaaggtgaaatttaaaagattatttaacaatttattcataataatacaatatttatttttttaattaagttatgTACCAATTACCATTTGATTTTATCGTTAAGAATATGATTAATTTCATCTGAACTAAATATgatcctctatatatatatatatatatatatatatatatatatatatatatatatatatatatatatatatatatatacgaatttaattttgttgttttattagTGTAAAATCATTTTACACGTACATCTAATCACATTATACCATATTAGTAAAACTATTAATCATGTGAATGGTCATCTAAAAAATTAATTGTGATTGCACGACGTTTTACACAGTtcaatgcattaaaattaaactatatatataggtGTATCAAGATTTTAGTAGGTGTTTGCCAATGAATTATAgctaactcaaatggcatagtctctttatactcaattaagagattgtGAGTTCAAGTTTtcctatctttaataaaaaaaaaaaaagattttagtaAGTGTTTGCACTATTTTTAATGGTTGATatcaatcataaaatatatacataattaatattaataactaaaaatacaaTAACTGAAAGTATGATGCATAAAGTAAAAAAGAGGACATAGGTAGCTAGCTGTAAGCATGATGCATTAAACAGGAAATAGCTACGTAGATATGGTACAAATTAATAGGTGTGATTTTTAAACAAGATCAATAATGGATATGTATCATGTATGTGTATTTATTACAGTCATTTTCTTCATCAGCTGGTAGCAGAGGAAATTTAATTGGGAACATGAAAGAATCACAACGAATGAGGTGTATATATAAAGTTACCTTTCTTAACCCAATTGCTACTACTAAATTTCTCATCTTTGCTGGGGCTGGTTCACTATTCCTTACAATAATGGACCAAAAGAAGCCACCAATTAGAAAGAGTGTTTCTATGTATATTGTGTTATTATTAGGGTTTGTGATTGGTGGAGTGAAAGTAGTTGAAGGTCGAGCTTTCTTTGTATTTGGAGATTCATTGGTTGACAATGGAAACAATAACTACCTTGCAACCACTGCAAGAGCTGATTCATACCCTTATGGCATTGATTTTCCATCTCACAGACCCACTGGCCGCTTCTCCAATGGCCTTAACATCCCTGACCTTATCAGTTACTTAATTACATCTATCATTTTCATATTAATTTCACTCAAATCCATCTATCAATTAATAATTGTATGTTTGTAGGTGAGAAACTTGGGTCAGAACCGACATTGCCATATTTGAGTCCAGCGCTTGACGGAGAAAGACTACTCGTTGGTGCCAACTTTGCTTCAGCTGGAATCGGCATTCTCAATGACACTGGAATTCAGTTTGTAAGTAATTtaagtttgtatttttattttttgtaaagaaaaaagagaaaataccGAAAATGAAAACATAACATAAATACacagatattatatatattaattgtatggTATTGCACTATTATTAATGAATGCAGATAAACATAATAAGAATAATGAGGCAATTGCAGTACTTTGAGCAGTATCAGGAAAGAGTAAGTGGATTAATCGGAGAAGAAGGAGCAAGAAGACTGGTGAACGAAGCATTGGTTCTGATAACGTTGGGTGGCAATGATTTTGTCAACAACTATTTCTTGTTACCCTTCTCTGCCAGATCCAGACAATTTGCGATACCGGATTATGTTGTATACCTCATCTCTGAGTATCGCAAAATTCTTGTGGTAATTCCATTTTATTGGTtaaggattttattttatttgaaccttcaacttatatatttaaaatgaaagatccAAAAATGGTCATCACATAACGTACTTGGGTATTTATTAGGTCAACAAATCTAGTTGTTgctatacatatatttttttagaaaataccACTCCCCTCTCCTACAGATGCTAAAATCACATTCCTCtctcctttatttataaaatatatattctcctcttttataacttttaaaaaatctcattttaattcattttaaatttttttgtgttaactaatattaactttatctattttcaaaaaaaataaattatcttttacaaaaataccctttaacaaaatttttatttttttatcattaaatttacttaacaaaataatttttaataaattattttttattaattaaattatatttttatcaaaatatttttttaaaaattaataattaaattatttttttaacatatctttcaataattttttaattattaaattataatttaaccaaaatttttgttaacaattatttttatattttactattaattttttgatatcaatatatattattttaacattaaataaaaaaattttactattgttaatatgtataacaattaatatatatttacattgaaaaataatcttactaaaattttttatttaatattaaaataatatatattgatataaaaaaattaatagtaaaatataaaaaaattgttaacgaaaattttggtaaaattataatttaataattaaaacattattgaaggatatcttagaaaaaaaatttaatcaataaaaaaaataatttattcaagaATATTTAGATAAgcaaaatataatgataaaaaataaaatttttgctaaagaatatttttataaaagataatttattttttcttgaaaaatggataaagttaatattaattaacacaaaaaatttaaaacggaTTAAAGAggaagttttttaaaagttacaaGGGAGgggaatatatattttataaatagaaggGAAGGAAGTATCATTTTAGTATCTCATAGATGAGGAAAATggtattttttctatatttttttggtAGTGGGAAATTATTGCTTTACCCTCAATCATTCAAGAATACTTATAGCAAgtttatgcttttaaattattaaatgtaCAACTAGTGGTTAGATAACATAAATCATAATGTATGTGTTGTTACCTAAACTTTTAGAATTTTAGGAAAAATGAGTATCTCACGTTGTATTAGACTATTAGGATATCTATGactaaaatatctaaaatttaatcATGGTATGTTctgttcttatcttttttaaataaaaataaaatttcagtttaaaattaaataaatctatGTATTTGGAGACatgattttcttaaaaaattaaaaacaataaaattaatcagttatataatatatatatatatatatatatatatatatatatatatatatattctaacgaATAAATTCTTCTTTTTTATGAGTAGATTTTGCTATCTTAAATTGATAATTCTTTATAATATTCGaattaaatgataaatattatatacCTCAGTTTAGTATAAATTACTCtggtgtatattttatatttttataataaaaataataaattaaaaataaaaaaaacataaaaatttatcttttatagtactataaaaaaaataaaaaatatatataagatatcATTTCTCACTAAGTGTAACAATGATAAGTTTATTATATATTGTAGTACTAATGTACTATGTACTATGTGTATGTGTAACCATATTATAAATGTGCcttcaaaacaaaacaaaaccaaaaGCAAAAACTATAAAAGTATAAATGCAAAATTAATGTATGTTGTCGACTTGTCGTCTCTCACAAAGTCTTTGGTATCAAAtcttaaaagattatttttttagagtttagatccttgaattaaaatataaaataaatgcaTGCAGAGGCTATATGAATTGGGAGCAAGAAGGATTATGGTAACTGGTACAGGACCATTAGGTTGTGTTCCAGCAGAGTTATCTCAACATAGCAGAAATGGAGAATGTTATGCACCGCTTCAAGAAGCTTCTGATTTGTTCAACCCTCAACTCTTTCAACTCATTAATCAACTCAACTCTGAAATTGGTTCTGATGTCTATATTTCTGCAAATGCCTTTGCCATGAATATGGATTTTATTGGTAATCCACAACAATTTGGTACGtactttattcaaagaaattaaagtatgcggggaaattaatattattatcagtaataataataaagaaaagacGATAAGTTAAGGTAGATATTATAAGTAGAATGACTCGTTATTATTGCATGCATTAATAATATTACCCAACCCATACCCAAGTGTAGATAGATAGATGGAGTTAAATAATTGTGATATCAATAGTTGGTTTCCACTTTACTACTGGAATATAATTGTACTACAGTTGGGTAGTGGGTACAAATATTGTTTAACTTGGTTGTTGAGGGGAATTAATGTCTCTGTAAATCATAGGTGTATAGTATTAATATAtcattcaaattattttatttaatatttaagaaATTATCATTCATTAGCTGATattttatatacaaattaaagtaaacaatataaagaataaaCACCCACTCTAATCAGTTGGAAAAATCAAAATTGAACACGCACATATATCTTATTATTTTGTTATGAATTACAAAATTGTTCCTTGTTAAAATATGTGAAGTATGCTTGATtgttaagaaattaataaaaatataaatatatatgccattaaaaatcaattttattcctaaatttatagttaaaaatttGTGTCACGTATCTCATATATATGTCTAATtttttgataatatatatatatatatatatatatatatatatatatatatatatatatatattcttgaaattcatgttttattaacaaaaaataatatatgtagCTTAAAATAATTGGGGCATTTACGAATTAGGTTTGTCCTATTCACTGACTTCACCTCAATCATCACTGACCTTACCTTACCCTTTTGGATATTTTGGTATTTTTCTTGCTATAAATGAAGGAAAGCTAATCTGATTGGAAACATGATGGTttttactttacttggtaaaAAACACATTTATTTTTCCATGACCCCAGGCAATAGAAAATCAAATAGAGAAATAATTCATTCAACTTGTAACGGTGCAGGATTTATAACATCAAAAGTAGCATGCTGTGGTCAAGGACCGTACAATGGGATTGGACTATGCACACCAATATCAAACTTGTGTCCAAACAGAGATTTGTATGCATTCTGGGACCCCTTCCATCCCAGCGAGAGAGCCAACAGAATCATTGTTGACAGGTTCATGATCGGTGACTCCACATACATGCATCCCATGAATCTCAGCACCATTATGCTCTTGGATTCATCATCCACCTAGCTACCTAGCtagttataataatattatgttattaattgCGTATCATTGTCTATTAGCTAGTATTATAAGAAATTTATTGGAAAAGAATGCAATTCGTAaagaatttttgttttttgttttttgtttttttagtgaAAGTTTATTTCAGAAAGACGGATAGAGTAAATCATTGTTGTGTTTCTATAGTTAAATAGtgtgaggttttttttttttttttggatttgaaTACTATGAGTTAAATGTCTAGTTTGAGGGTTGTAaccttttgtctttttttttttttttttgttaagactTCTACTATTGTAGCTTGATACGCTATAAATATATTCAAATCTATTGTCACTTATAGTTTTTGTCCTTTTTGAGTCTTAATTTGTCAGTGATTGGGTATCTAATGGGCTTTAGATTGGAGATTCAACAATGGGCTTTAAAATTTGAGTCCAACTAACtgaaatttgttcttattttcggCTGAAATGCTGAATGGCCtttattgtatgcaaactttgACTATTGACCCAAAGGAAAAGAAACactaaataaacaaagaaaaaaattaaattaaagtggaAGGTTTGGTAGTTAGCTTGAAACATTTTTGTTTATTGCCGTTTCCCGTTTTCTTTTTTCTATGTGCCCAGCTTTTCTTTGTTTTGTGGGTTGGGCAGGGCCTAGCCCATGACATTGAcaaaaaaaaaccaaagaaaagccTATTTCAATTAAATTATGAATCATgtccaaagaaaataaaaaaattaaattaaattacgaAAACAATCATTAGCACATGAAGTGGCGAAGTTCACAGGTCACGGCACTCTCTACCAGAATTGGATCATGCATAGGCCACTGTCCATCAGGAATATCCTCCGAGGAGATCAGCTTGCCGTCTCTAGATTGCTAAACAGTTCTTGACTGCTGTCAGGAGCTATTTGAGAGGTGAGGAGCACTAATTAAATTACTGTAGAGGACAACTCGAAGTTCCACGATACTGTGCAAATACCATAAGCAGAGCTTCTAAATAAGGCAGAGGGGGTGAAGTGGGTTGCTGTATTGATGGACGAGTCTGCATAGGCGGCCATTGACCTTGATCTAGGGTTTTCAGATTATGAGATTGGTAGATTGGGGAGGTTGTCTCTGTTGCATGTGTGGTTAGCTTCTTTGATTGGAATGTGCGGTTATAATTCACCTCCCTCTTCTCCTCCAGTTTTGACGCTCTGCAAATAGGTCGGCCTCACATTTTccttttgttcttcttgcatttcaGCACAGCAATTTCCTATCTCGGTTCTTTTACAAGAGTC
This window contains:
- the LOC112758825 gene encoding GDSL esterase/lipase LTL1, with amino-acid sequence MKESQRMRCIYKVTFLNPIATTKFLIFAGAGSLFLTIMDQKKPPIRKSVSMYIVLLLGFVIGGVKVVEGRAFFVFGDSLVDNGNNNYLATTARADSYPYGIDFPSHRPTGRFSNGLNIPDLISEKLGSEPTLPYLSPALDGERLLVGANFASAGIGILNDTGIQFINIIRIMRQLQYFEQYQERVSGLIGEEGARRLVNEALVLITLGGNDFVNNYFLLPFSARSRQFAIPDYVVYLISEYRKILVRLYELGARRIMVTGTGPLGCVPAELSQHSRNGECYAPLQEASDLFNPQLFQLINQLNSEIGSDVYISANAFAMNMDFIGNPQQFGFITSKVACCGQGPYNGIGLCTPISNLCPNRDLYAFWDPFHPSERANRIIVDRFMIGDSTYMHPMNLSTIMLLDSSST